The Raphanus sativus cultivar WK10039 unplaced genomic scaffold, ASM80110v3 Scaffold1424, whole genome shotgun sequence genome contains a region encoding:
- the LOC108807032 gene encoding uncharacterized protein LOC108807032: MEPAASEGGSPSTLAGFMDRRKRSPLIRRPRDVKESFHSVTCPPPSTQTNVSPSNESNPTLNTLKLKLKLGSGVTRTIQTKSEASTYTKATDKGQRCVQKTMCLGEIDRPRVNPSDAVVVRGASMSEKRKQGLKKRLLDPEEDRDDDDDDDDGDEEIRYLEKLKSKRARDHHHAVAERDNLRMGTVDSFAEGSTSGKVPTTRTRALQAGKDPFSTLGSGPLEFPDGLPCPSSKRQKQKLSEVEQQSKKAEAAQRRRIQSEKAAQEAEAEAIRKILGQDSGRKKKEEKIKKQQEERAQERATRSSTLPSDTIRVVIGPSGTTLTFSEDIGLPDIFKPITHSYPPPREKCVGPKCEEAYKYRDSKTKLPLCSLTCYKAIQEKMQQQQQPLIHC; this comes from the exons ATGGAACCAGCGGCCTCTGAAGGAGGTTCTCCTTCTACTTTAGCTGGATTCATGGATAGGAGAAAGAGAAGCCCTCTGATTCGTCGACCACGAGATGTTAAAGAAAGCTTTCATAGTGTCACCTGTCCGCCACCGTCAACACAGACAAACGTTTCTCCTAGCAATGAAAGTAACCCAACTTTGAACACATTGAAACTGAAGCTTAAGCTTGGAAGTGGTGTTACTCGTACTATCCAAACCAAGTCAGAGGCGAGTACTTATACCAAAGCcacg GATAAAGGGCAGAGATGTGTGCAGAAAACTATGTGTCTAGGAGAGATAGACCGACCTAGAGTGAATCCCTCTGATGCTGTTGTTGTGAGAGGAGCATCTATGTCTGAGAAGAGAAAACAAGGTCTTAAGAAACGTTTATTAGATCCAGAGGAAGAcagggatgatgatgatgatgatgatgatggagatgAGGAGATTAGATACCTTGAAAAGCTCAAGTCTAAAAGGGCAAGGGACCATCATCATGCTGTAGCTGAAAGGGATAATCTGAGGATGGGAACAGTTGATTCGTTTGCGGAAGGATCAACTAGTGGAAAGGTTCCTACTACACGTACTCGAGCTCTCCAGGCTGGAAAAGATCCGTTTTCTACCCTCGGGTCGGGTCCTCTTGAGTTTCCTGATGGCTTACCTTGTCCCTCCTCTAAAC GACAAAAGCAGAAGCTTTCAGAGGTAGAGCAACAATCCAAGAAGGCTGAAGCTGCGCAGAGACGGCGAATACAGTCAGAGAAAGCTGCCCAAGAAGCTGAG GCTGAAGCTATCAGGAAAATACTGGGACAAGACTCAgggagaaagaagaaagaagagaagattaAGAAACAACAGGAAGAGCGAGCTCAG GAGAGAGCTACAAGATCAAGCACACTCCCATCAGACACTATCAGAGTGGTTATCGGTCCGAGTGGAACAACTCTGACGTTTTCTGAGGACATAGGTCTTCCTGATATCTTCAAGCCGATTACTCACAG TTATCCTCCTCCGCGTGAGAAGTGTGTGGGGCCAAAATGCGAGGAAGCATACAAGTACAGGGATTCAAAGACGAAGCTACCACTGTGTAGTCTCACTTGTTACAAGGCTATTCAAGAGAagatgcaacaacaacaacagcctTTGATTCATTGCTAA